In Rhodobacter xanthinilyticus, a single window of DNA contains:
- the nuoN gene encoding NADH-quinone oxidoreductase subunit NuoN, translating into MTFADFSTILPEFLLAVFAMGALLVGAYGGKDKIAVPLLWVTVAVMVAFGAWIGLRLPGEGTAFGGLFIDDAFARFAKVAILFSAAAVIAMSADYMLRRGLLRFEFPILVVLAVIGMMMMVSAGDLMSLYMGLELQSLALYVVAAMRRDSARSSEAGLKYFVLGSLSSGLLLYGASLTYGFAGTTSFAGIISVVTESGHLPLGVLFGMVFLITGLAFKVSAVPFHMWTPDVYEGSPTPVTAFFATAPKMAAMALIARVLQDAFGQVTAEWGQVIGFIALASMFVGSIAGIGQKNIKRLMAYSSIAHMGFALLGLTAGTAEGVQSMLLYMVIYIGMNIGVFAFILSMERDGQPVTEIAALNMLSKTEPLKAFALLVLFFSLAGVPPMLGFFAKFGVLKAAVDAGYVALATAGVVASVIGAFYYLRVVYYMYFGTETDALDSRMPAVQWLFLIASAAIMVAGAFNLFGIEGAAQAAAAALVH; encoded by the coding sequence ATGACTTTCGCGGATTTCTCCACGATCCTCCCGGAATTCCTGCTGGCCGTCTTCGCGATGGGCGCGCTTTTGGTGGGCGCCTATGGCGGCAAGGACAAGATCGCCGTGCCGCTCCTGTGGGTGACGGTTGCGGTCATGGTCGCCTTCGGCGCCTGGATCGGGCTGCGCCTGCCCGGTGAGGGCACCGCTTTCGGCGGGCTCTTCATCGACGACGCCTTCGCGCGCTTTGCCAAGGTGGCGATCCTGTTCTCGGCCGCCGCGGTGATCGCGATGAGCGCCGATTACATGCTCCGCCGCGGCCTGCTGCGCTTCGAATTCCCGATCCTGGTCGTCCTCGCCGTGATCGGCATGATGATGATGGTCTCGGCCGGCGATCTGATGTCGCTCTACATGGGCCTCGAGCTGCAATCGCTCGCGCTCTATGTGGTGGCCGCGATGCGGCGCGACTCGGCGCGCTCCTCGGAAGCGGGTCTCAAATATTTCGTGCTGGGCTCGCTCAGCTCGGGCCTGCTCCTCTACGGCGCCTCGCTGACCTATGGGTTCGCCGGCACCACCTCTTTCGCGGGCATCATCTCGGTCGTGACCGAGAGCGGGCATCTGCCGCTCGGCGTGCTCTTCGGCATGGTCTTCCTGATCACCGGCCTCGCGTTCAAGGTCTCGGCGGTGCCGTTCCACATGTGGACGCCCGACGTCTATGAAGGCTCGCCGACCCCGGTCACCGCCTTCTTCGCCACCGCGCCGAAAATGGCCGCGATGGCGCTGATCGCGCGGGTGCTGCAAGATGCCTTCGGTCAGGTCACCGCCGAATGGGGCCAGGTCATCGGCTTCATCGCGCTCGCCTCGATGTTCGTGGGCTCGATCGCCGGTATCGGCCAGAAGAACATCAAGCGCCTGATGGCCTATTCCTCGATCGCCCACATGGGCTTTGCGCTCCTCGGCCTCACCGCCGGCACCGCCGAGGGCGTGCAGTCGATGCTCCTCTACATGGTCATCTATATCGGCATGAACATCGGCGTCTTCGCCTTCATCCTCTCGATGGAGCGCGACGGCCAGCCGGTGACCGAGATCGCCGCGCTCAACATGCTCTCGAAGACCGAGCCGCTGAAAGCCTTTGCGCTTCTGGTGCTGTTCTTCTCGCTCGCGGGCGTGCCGCCGATGCTCGGCTTCTTCGCCAAGTTCGGCGTGCTGAAAGCGGCGGTGGATGCGGGCTATGTCGCGCTGGCGACGGCCGGTGTGGTCGCCTCGGTGATCGGCGCCTTCTACTACCTGCGTGTGGTCTACTACATGTATTTCGGCACCGAGACCGACGCGCTCGACAGCCGGATGCCGGCGGTGCAATGGCTGTTCCTGATCGCTTCGGCGGCGATCATGGTGGCGGGCGCCTTCAACCTCTTCGGCATCGAAGGCGCCGCGCAGGCGGCGGCGGCTGCGCTTGTCCACTGA
- a CDS encoding NADH-quinone oxidoreductase subunit M, translated as MQSLLSIITFTPLVAAAILALVMRGGGEAADRNAKWFALTATTATFLISLFLLAGFDASNTGMQFVEDRPWIMGLHYKMGVDGISILFILLTTALMPLTIASAWHVDKRVKEYMIAFLALEGLMIGVFAALDLVLFYLFFEAGLIPMFLIIGIWGGKDRIYATFKFFLYTFLGSVLMLVAMVAMYMSAGTTDIVALMAHDFPSTTLSVFGFTVVGGMQTLLFLAFFASFAVKMPMWPVHTWLPDAHVQAPTAGSVVLAAILLKMGGYGFLRFSLPMFPVGFEVMTPFVLWMSAIAIVYTSLVALAQSDMKKLIAYSSVAHMGYVTMGIFSATQQGIDGAIFQMISHGFVSGALFLAVGVIYDRMHTREIDAYGGLVTRMPAYALVFMFFTMANVGLPGTSGFVGEFLTLMGTFQVNTWVAMVATSGVILSAAYALWLYRRVVLGDLIKESLKTITDMTAREKWIFAPLVVMTLVLGVYPSLVTDIIGPSVGQLIQDYHASLPAEVAAAAGH; from the coding sequence ATGCAGAGCCTGCTTTCCATCATCACCTTCACGCCGCTCGTCGCGGCGGCGATCCTCGCGCTCGTGATGCGCGGGGGCGGGGAGGCGGCGGACCGCAACGCCAAATGGTTTGCGCTCACCGCGACCACGGCGACCTTCCTGATCTCGCTCTTCCTGCTGGCGGGCTTCGATGCCTCGAACACCGGCATGCAGTTCGTCGAGGACCGGCCCTGGATCATGGGGCTGCACTACAAGATGGGCGTCGACGGGATCTCGATCCTGTTCATCCTTCTCACCACCGCGCTGATGCCGCTGACCATCGCCTCGGCCTGGCATGTCGACAAGCGCGTCAAGGAATACATGATCGCCTTCCTCGCGCTCGAGGGGCTGATGATCGGCGTCTTCGCCGCGCTCGACCTCGTGCTCTTCTACCTGTTCTTCGAGGCCGGCCTGATCCCGATGTTCCTGATCATCGGTATCTGGGGCGGCAAGGACCGGATCTACGCGACCTTCAAGTTCTTTCTCTACACCTTCCTCGGCTCGGTGCTGATGCTGGTGGCGATGGTCGCGATGTATATGAGCGCGGGCACCACCGATATCGTCGCGCTGATGGCGCATGATTTCCCCTCGACCACGCTCTCGGTCTTCGGCTTCACCGTCGTCGGCGGGATGCAGACGCTGCTGTTCCTCGCCTTCTTCGCCTCCTTCGCGGTGAAGATGCCGATGTGGCCGGTGCATACCTGGTTGCCCGACGCCCACGTTCAGGCGCCGACCGCCGGTTCGGTCGTTCTGGCCGCGATCTTGCTGAAGATGGGGGGCTACGGCTTCCTGCGCTTCTCGCTGCCGATGTTCCCGGTGGGCTTCGAGGTGATGACGCCCTTCGTGCTCTGGATGTCGGCGATCGCGATCGTCTACACCTCGCTCGTCGCGCTCGCGCAATCGGACATGAAGAAGCTGATCGCTTACTCCTCGGTCGCGCATATGGGCTATGTCACCATGGGGATCTTCTCGGCGACCCAGCAAGGCATCGACGGCGCGATCTTCCAGATGATCTCGCACGGCTTCGTCTCGGGCGCGCTCTTCCTCGCGGTCGGCGTGATCTATGACCGCATGCACACCCGCGAGATCGATGCCTATGGCGGCCTCGTGACCCGGATGCCGGCCTATGCGCTCGTCTTCATGTTCTTCACCATGGCCAACGTCGGCCTGCCGGGCACCTCGGGCTTCGTCGGCGAATTCCTGACGCTGATGGGCACCTTCCAGGTCAACACCTGGGTGGCGATGGTCGCGACCTCGGGCGTGATCCTGTCGGCGGCCTATGCGCTGTGGCTCTATCGCCGCGTGGTGCTGGGCGATCTGATCAAGGAAAGCCTGAAGACCATCACCGACATGACCGCCCGCGAGAAATGGATCTTCGCGCCGCTCGTCGTGATGACGCTGGTGCTGGGTGTGTACCCGAGCCTCGTCACCGACATCATCGGCCCGTCGGTCGGCCAGCTCATCCAAGACTACCACGCCAGCCTGCCCGCCGAAGTTGCGGCGGCGGCCGGGCACTGA
- the nuoL gene encoding NADH-quinone oxidoreductase subunit L, translated as METIILLAPLVGAIIGGFGWRVIGEKGAMTVTTGLLFLACALSWVVFLGQDGTTRHVELLSWIQSGGLDTSWGIRVDRLTAIMLIVVTTVSALVHLYSWGYMAHDDNWTHHEHYKARFFAYLSLFTFAMLSLVTADNLVQMFFGWEGVGLASYLLIGFYYKKPSANAAAIKAFVVNRVGDFGFSLGIFGLFFLTGSINMDVIFAAAPQLAETSIHFLWRDWNAANLIGFLLFIGAMGKSAQLLLHTWLPDAMEGPTPVSALIHAATMVTAGVFLVSRMSPLFEFAPEAKMFIVYIGATTAFFAATVGLVQNDIKRVIAYSTCSQLGYMFVAAGAGVYSAAMFHLLTHAFFKAMLFLGAGSVIHAMHHEQDMRNYGALRKKIPFTFWIMMIGTFAITGVGIPMTSIGFAGFLSKDAIIESAYASGSSYAFWALVIAAGMTSFYSWRLIFMTFYGKEKGDHHAHEHAHESPMVMLVPLGVLSLGAIFSGMLWYNSFFGDHAKVLSFFGMPSHEVSATEGHATEAAAGHATEAATHVATEAETAGLAAEHATAHAGAPQGAIFMAPDNHVMDDAHHAPAWVKVSPFVAMVIGFVISWIFYIAKPALPSRLAAANPALYDFLLNKWYFDELYDAIFIRPAQWLGRFFWKKGDGAVIDGAINGVALGLVPRLTRLAGRVQSGYLFHYAFAMVVGIVVLMFWVVLTGGSH; from the coding sequence ATGGAAACGATCATCCTTCTTGCGCCCCTCGTCGGCGCGATCATCGGCGGCTTCGGCTGGCGCGTGATCGGCGAAAAGGGCGCGATGACCGTCACGACGGGTCTGCTGTTCCTCGCCTGCGCGCTCAGCTGGGTCGTGTTCCTCGGCCAGGACGGCACCACCCGCCACGTCGAGCTCTTGAGCTGGATCCAGTCGGGCGGGCTCGACACCTCCTGGGGGATCCGCGTCGACCGGCTCACCGCGATCATGCTGATCGTGGTCACCACGGTCTCGGCGCTCGTGCACCTCTATTCCTGGGGCTACATGGCCCATGACGACAACTGGACCCATCACGAGCATTACAAGGCGCGCTTCTTCGCCTATCTGTCGCTCTTCACCTTCGCGATGCTTTCGCTGGTGACCGCCGACAACCTCGTGCAGATGTTCTTCGGCTGGGAGGGCGTGGGTCTCGCCTCCTATCTGCTGATCGGCTTCTACTACAAGAAACCCTCGGCCAATGCCGCCGCGATCAAGGCTTTCGTGGTCAACCGCGTGGGCGACTTCGGCTTCTCGCTGGGGATCTTCGGTCTCTTCTTCCTGACCGGCTCGATCAACATGGATGTGATCTTCGCCGCCGCCCCGCAGCTCGCGGAGACCTCGATCCATTTCCTGTGGCGTGACTGGAACGCGGCCAACCTGATCGGCTTCCTGCTGTTCATCGGCGCGATGGGCAAATCGGCGCAGCTCCTGCTGCACACCTGGCTGCCCGACGCGATGGAAGGCCCGACGCCGGTTTCCGCGCTGATCCACGCCGCGACCATGGTGACGGCGGGCGTGTTCCTCGTCTCGCGGATGTCGCCGCTCTTTGAATTCGCGCCCGAAGCCAAGATGTTCATCGTCTATATCGGCGCCACCACCGCCTTCTTCGCGGCGACCGTCGGCCTCGTGCAAAACGACATCAAACGCGTCATCGCCTATTCGACCTGTTCGCAGCTCGGCTACATGTTCGTGGCCGCCGGCGCGGGTGTCTATTCGGCGGCGATGTTCCACCTGCTGACCCACGCCTTCTTCAAGGCGATGCTGTTCCTCGGCGCGGGCTCGGTCATCCATGCGATGCACCACGAGCAGGACATGCGCAACTACGGTGCGCTGCGCAAGAAGATCCCCTTCACCTTCTGGATCATGATGATCGGCACCTTCGCCATCACCGGCGTCGGCATCCCGATGACCTCGATCGGCTTCGCGGGCTTCCTGTCGAAGGACGCGATCATCGAGAGCGCCTATGCCTCGGGTTCGAGCTATGCCTTCTGGGCGCTCGTGATCGCGGCGGGGATGACCTCGTTCTACTCGTGGCGCCTGATCTTCATGACCTTCTACGGCAAGGAAAAGGGCGATCATCATGCGCATGAACATGCCCATGAAAGCCCGATGGTGATGCTGGTGCCGCTCGGCGTGCTCTCGCTCGGCGCGATCTTCTCGGGGATGCTGTGGTACAACAGCTTCTTCGGCGATCATGCCAAGGTGCTGTCGTTCTTCGGCATGCCCTCGCATGAGGTGTCGGCGACCGAAGGCCATGCGACCGAAGCCGCTGCGGGCCATGCGACCGAAGCCGCGACCCATGTCGCGACCGAGGCCGAGACCGCCGGTCTGGCGGCCGAACATGCCACGGCCCATGCCGGCGCTCCGCAAGGCGCGATCTTCATGGCGCCCGACAACCATGTGATGGACGACGCCCACCATGCGCCCGCCTGGGTCAAGGTCTCGCCCTTCGTCGCGATGGTGATCGGCTTCGTGATCTCGTGGATCTTCTACATCGCCAAACCCGCCCTGCCGTCGCGTCTCGCCGCGGCCAACCCCGCGCTCTACGATTTCCTGCTCAACAAGTGGTATTTCGACGAGCTCTATGACGCGATCTTCATCCGTCCGGCGCAGTGGCTCGGCCGCTTCTTCTGGAAAAAGGGCGACGGCGCGGTCATCGACGGGGCCATCAACGGGGTGGCGCTCGGTCTCGTGCCGCGGCTGACCCGTCTCGCTGGCCGGGTGCAATCCGGCTATCTCTTCCACTACGCTTTCGCCATGGTCGTCGGCATCGTGGTGCTCATGTTCTGGGTCGTTCTGACCGGGGGGTCGCACTAA
- the nuoK gene encoding NADH-quinone oxidoreductase subunit NuoK, translating into MIGLEHYLGVAALLFVTGIFGIFVNRKNVIVILMSIELILLAVNINMVAFSTHLGDLVGQVFTMLILTVAAAEAAIGLAILVVFFRNRGSIDVEDVNVMKG; encoded by the coding sequence ATGATCGGACTTGAACATTATCTCGGCGTGGCGGCATTGCTGTTCGTCACCGGCATCTTCGGCATCTTCGTGAACCGCAAGAACGTCATCGTCATCCTGATGTCGATCGAACTGATCCTGCTGGCGGTGAACATCAACATGGTCGCCTTCTCGACCCATCTGGGCGATCTGGTGGGCCAGGTCTTCACCATGCTGATCCTGACCGTCGCCGCCGCCGAGGCCGCGATCGGGCTCGCGATCCTGGTGGTGTTCTTCCGCAACCGCGGCTCGATCGACGTCGAAGACGTCAACGTGATGAAGGGGTAA
- a CDS encoding NADH-quinone oxidoreductase subunit J, producing the protein MTVFAFAFYLFAITAVVAGFMVVVSKNPVHSVLWLILTFLSAAGLFVLMGAEFVAMLLIIVYVGAVAVLFLFVVMMLDVDFAELKGELARTMPLGLLIGVVMLVQIGAGFMAWHSAEGAEGLRAVPLVEGQQNAVALGMVMYDKYLYLFQAAGLVLLVAMIGAILLTLRHRKDVKRQNVIAQMHRDPAKALELVDVKPGQGL; encoded by the coding sequence ATGACGGTGTTTGCATTCGCCTTTTACCTCTTCGCCATTACGGCGGTGGTCGCGGGCTTCATGGTGGTCGTGTCGAAAAACCCGGTCCACTCGGTTCTCTGGCTGATCCTGACCTTCCTCTCGGCGGCCGGGCTCTTCGTGCTGATGGGGGCGGAATTCGTGGCGATGCTGCTGATCATCGTCTATGTCGGCGCGGTCGCGGTGCTGTTCCTCTTCGTGGTGATGATGCTCGATGTCGACTTCGCCGAGCTGAAGGGGGAACTGGCGCGCACGATGCCGCTCGGGCTCCTGATCGGCGTGGTGATGCTGGTGCAGATCGGCGCGGGCTTCATGGCCTGGCATTCGGCCGAGGGCGCCGAGGGCTTGCGCGCGGTGCCGCTGGTCGAGGGCCAGCAGAACGCGGTCGCGCTCGGCATGGTCATGTATGACAAATATCTCTACCTGTTCCAGGCGGCGGGGCTTGTGCTGCTCGTCGCGATGATCGGGGCGATCCTGCTGACGCTGCGCCACCGCAAGGATGTCAAGCGGCAGAACGTGATCGCGCAGATGCACCGCGATCCGGCCAAGGCGCTCGAGCTCGTGGATGTCAAACCGGGGCAGGGGCTGTGA
- a CDS encoding carboxymuconolactone decarboxylase family protein, which yields MTEEFSKLFSAMMEQGAEMARLFNPALESFNPAAFEKLFPTMSKDMMEIWFGKTFNREGLDARTRLLVTIAALTVLGAQADAQLRLTIRHALEAGATQREIAETIFQMSMFGGVPAMTRALEIARSVFDEKSGENT from the coding sequence ATGACCGAAGAATTCTCGAAACTCTTTTCGGCGATGATGGAGCAGGGGGCGGAGATGGCCCGCCTGTTCAATCCCGCGCTCGAGAGTTTCAACCCCGCCGCCTTCGAGAAGCTGTTTCCGACCATGTCGAAGGACATGATGGAGATCTGGTTCGGCAAGACCTTCAACCGTGAAGGTCTCGATGCCCGCACCCGGCTGCTCGTGACGATTGCGGCGTTGACGGTCTTGGGCGCGCAGGCCGATGCGCAGCTGCGCCTGACGATCCGCCACGCGCTGGAGGCGGGGGCCACCCAACGGGAGATCGCCGAGACGATCTTCCAGATGAGCATGTTCGGCGGGGTGCCCGCCATGACCCGCGCGCTGGAGATCGCGCGTTCGGTCTTTGACGAAAAATCGGGGGAAAACACATGA
- the nuoI gene encoding NADH-quinone oxidoreductase subunit NuoI → MAFDYARAAKYFVLWDFIKGFALGMRYFVAPKPTLNYPHEKGPLSPRFRGEHALRRYPNGEERCIACKLCEAICPAQAITIDAEPREDGSRRTTRYDIDMTKCIYCGFCQEACPVDAIVEGPNFEFATETREELFYTKEKLLDNGARWEAEIARNLELDAPYR, encoded by the coding sequence ATGGCTTTCGACTACGCACGCGCTGCAAAATATTTCGTCCTGTGGGACTTCATCAAAGGCTTCGCGCTCGGCATGCGGTATTTCGTGGCGCCCAAGCCCACGCTGAACTACCCGCATGAAAAGGGCCCGCTGTCGCCGCGCTTCCGCGGCGAGCACGCGCTGCGCCGCTATCCGAACGGCGAAGAGCGCTGCATCGCCTGCAAACTCTGCGAGGCGATCTGCCCCGCGCAGGCGATCACCATCGACGCCGAACCCCGCGAGGACGGCTCGCGCCGCACCACGCGCTATGACATCGACATGACGAAATGCATCTACTGCGGCTTCTGCCAGGAAGCCTGCCCGGTCGATGCGATCGTCGAGGGCCCGAATTTCGAATTCGCCACCGAGACCCGTGAAGAGCTCTTCTACACCAAGGAGAAGCTGCTCGATAACGGTGCGCGTTGGGAGGCCGAGATCGCCCGCAACCTCGAGCTGGATGCGCCCTACCGATGA
- the nuoH gene encoding NADH-quinone oxidoreductase subunit NuoH gives MAEFLATPLGTALLIVVQALGIIAFVMISLLFLVYGDRKIWAAVQMRRGPNVVGPWGLLQSVADALKYVVKEIVVPAGADKFVYFLAPVLSFILAMVAWAVIPFNEGWVLSDINVAILYVFAISSLEVYGVIMGGWASNSKYPFLGSLRSAAQMISYEVSLGLIIIGVILSTGSMNFSDIVNAQKGSFGLFNWYWLPHLPMVALFFISALAETNRPPFDLPEAESELVAGFQVEYSSTPFLLFMAGEYIAIFLMCALMSLLFFGGWLSPIPGIPDSVLWMVAKMAFFFFLFAMVKAIVPRYRYDQLMRIGWKVFLPLSLGWVVLVAFLAKFEVLGGFWARWTMGG, from the coding sequence ATGGCTGAGTTTCTGGCAACACCACTGGGCACGGCGCTCCTGATCGTCGTGCAGGCGCTGGGGATCATCGCATTCGTGATGATCTCGCTGCTCTTCCTGGTCTATGGCGACCGCAAGATCTGGGCGGCGGTGCAGATGCGCCGCGGCCCGAACGTGGTCGGCCCCTGGGGCCTGCTGCAATCGGTGGCGGATGCGCTGAAATATGTCGTCAAGGAAATCGTCGTGCCGGCGGGCGCCGACAAGTTCGTATATTTCCTCGCGCCGGTGCTCAGCTTCATCCTCGCGATGGTCGCCTGGGCGGTGATCCCGTTCAACGAGGGCTGGGTGCTCTCGGATATCAACGTGGCGATCCTCTATGTCTTCGCGATCTCCTCGCTCGAGGTCTATGGCGTGATCATGGGCGGCTGGGCGTCGAACTCGAAATATCCGTTCCTCGGCTCGCTGCGCTCGGCCGCGCAGATGATCTCCTATGAGGTCTCGCTCGGGCTGATCATCATCGGCGTGATCCTCTCGACCGGCTCGATGAACTTCTCCGATATCGTCAATGCGCAGAAGGGCTCCTTTGGCCTGTTCAACTGGTATTGGCTGCCGCACCTGCCGATGGTGGCGCTGTTCTTCATCTCGGCGCTGGCCGAGACGAACCGCCCGCCGTTCGACCTGCCGGAAGCGGAATCGGAACTCGTCGCGGGCTTCCAGGTGGAATACAGCTCGACGCCGTTCCTGCTGTTCATGGCCGGCGAATATATCGCGATCTTCCTGATGTGCGCGCTGATGTCGCTGCTGTTCTTCGGCGGCTGGCTCTCGCCGATCCCCGGCATCCCGGACAGCGTGCTGTGGATGGTCGCGAAGATGGCGTTCTTCTTCTTCCTGTTCGCCATGGTGAAGGCGATCGTGCCGCGCTACCGCTATGACCAGCTGATGCGGATCGGTTGGAAAGTGTTCCTGCCGCTGTCGCTCGGTTGGGTCGTTCTGGTGGCATTCCTTGCGAAATTCGAAGTTCTCGGCGGCTTCTGGGCCCGCTGGACGATGGGGGGCTGA
- the nuoG gene encoding NADH-quinone oxidoreductase subunit NuoG, which yields MSNTRKIIIDGHEVEVDPNLTLIQACEQAGIEVPRFCYHERLSIAGNCRMCLVEVVGGPPKPAASCAMQVKDLRPGPNGEPSVVKTNSPMVKKAREGVMEFLLINHPLDCPICDQGGECDLQDQAMAYGVDFSRYREPKRASEDLNLGPLVSTCMTRCISCTRCVRFTSEVAGITQMGQTGRGEDSEITSYLNMTLDSNLQGNIIDLCPVGALTSKPYAFTARPWELTKTETIDVMDALGSNIRVDTKGREVKRIVPRNHDGVNEEWISDKTRFIWDGLRRQRLDTPYVRENGKLRPASWPEALRRAATAMKGKKVLGLVGDLAPTEAAFSLKTLVEGMGGNVECRTDGARLPVGNRSAYVGSAAIADIDTAQHIILIGTNPRVEAPVLNARIRKAWAQGATVTVIGPDADLTYDYEKLGEDRATLARFAAEAVAVEGALVIVGQGAVSEADGEAVLAHAQALTEKLGGKMLVLHTAAGRVGAMDVGAVTEGGILAAVEGVQVVYNMGSDEVEVAPGPFVIYQGSHGDRGASRADVILPAAAYTEENGLFVNTEGRPQLAFRAAFAPGEAKENWAILRALSAELGQTLPWDSLAGLRRAMLAAVPHLGQVDQVVENVWTPVAPREMGRASFRTAIQDFYLTNPIARASVLMAELSAQAKARREAASAVAAE from the coding sequence ATGTCGAACACGCGCAAAATCATCATCGACGGCCATGAGGTCGAGGTTGATCCGAACCTGACCCTGATCCAGGCCTGCGAACAGGCCGGGATCGAGGTGCCGCGCTTCTGCTACCACGAGCGGCTCTCGATCGCGGGCAACTGCCGGATGTGCCTCGTCGAGGTGGTCGGCGGCCCGCCCAAGCCCGCCGCCTCCTGCGCGATGCAGGTCAAGGACCTGCGCCCGGGCCCGAACGGCGAGCCCTCGGTCGTCAAGACCAACTCGCCGATGGTCAAGAAGGCGCGCGAAGGGGTGATGGAGTTCCTGCTCATCAACCACCCGCTCGATTGCCCGATCTGCGACCAGGGCGGCGAATGCGACCTGCAGGACCAGGCGATGGCTTACGGCGTCGATTTCTCGCGCTACCGCGAGCCCAAGCGCGCCTCCGAGGACCTGAACCTCGGGCCGCTGGTCTCGACCTGCATGACGCGCTGCATCAGCTGCACCCGCTGCGTGCGCTTCACCTCCGAGGTCGCCGGCATCACCCAGATGGGCCAGACCGGCCGCGGCGAGGATAGCGAGATCACCTCCTATCTGAACATGACGCTCGACAGCAACCTGCAGGGCAACATCATCGACCTGTGCCCGGTCGGCGCGCTGACCTCGAAACCCTATGCCTTCACCGCCCGCCCGTGGGAGCTCACCAAGACCGAGACCATCGACGTGATGGACGCGCTTGGCTCGAACATCCGCGTCGATACCAAGGGCCGCGAAGTCAAACGGATCGTGCCGCGCAACCATGACGGCGTGAACGAGGAGTGGATCTCGGACAAGACCCGCTTCATCTGGGACGGCCTGCGCCGCCAGCGCCTCGACACGCCCTATGTGCGCGAAAACGGCAAGCTGCGCCCGGCGAGCTGGCCCGAGGCGCTGCGCCGCGCGGCCACCGCGATGAAGGGCAAGAAGGTGCTCGGCCTCGTCGGCGATCTCGCGCCCACCGAAGCCGCCTTCTCGCTCAAGACCCTCGTCGAGGGGATGGGCGGCAATGTCGAATGCCGCACCGATGGCGCGCGTCTGCCGGTGGGCAACCGCTCGGCCTATGTCGGCTCGGCCGCGATCGCCGATATCGACACCGCGCAGCATATCATCCTGATCGGCACCAACCCGCGGGTCGAGGCGCCGGTGCTCAACGCGCGCATCCGCAAGGCCTGGGCGCAGGGCGCGACGGTCACCGTGATCGGCCCCGATGCCGATCTGACCTATGATTACGAGAAGCTCGGCGAAGACCGCGCGACGCTGGCGCGGTTCGCCGCCGAGGCGGTCGCGGTCGAGGGCGCGCTGGTGATCGTGGGGCAGGGCGCGGTGAGCGAGGCCGATGGCGAGGCGGTTCTGGCCCATGCGCAGGCGCTGACCGAGAAGCTCGGCGGCAAGATGCTGGTGCTGCACACGGCCGCGGGCCGGGTCGGCGCGATGGATGTCGGCGCGGTCACCGAGGGCGGGATTCTCGCTGCGGTCGAGGGCGTGCAGGTCGTCTACAACATGGGGTCGGACGAGGTCGAAGTGGCCCCGGGCCCGTTCGTGATCTATCAGGGCAGCCATGGTGACCGGGGCGCGAGCCGCGCCGATGTGATCCTGCCGGCCGCCGCCTATACGGAAGAAAACGGCCTCTTCGTGAACACCGAAGGCCGCCCGCAGCTCGCCTTCCGCGCCGCTTTCGCGCCGGGCGAGGCCAAGGAAAACTGGGCGATCCTGCGCGCGCTCTCGGCCGAGCTCGGTCAGACGCTGCCTTGGGACAGCCTCGCGGGGCTGCGCCGCGCGATGCTCGCCGCGGTGCCGCATCTGGGCCAGGTCGATCAGGTCGTGGAGAATGTCTGGACCCCGGTCGCGCCGCGCGAAATGGGCCGGGCGAGCTTCCGCACCGCGATCCAGGATTTCTACCTCACCAACCCGATCGCGCGGGCCTCGGTCCTGATGGCCGAGCTCTCGGCGCAGGCCAAGGCGCGCCGCGAGGCCGCCTCGGCGGTTGCGGCCGAGTAA